In a genomic window of Pedobacter sp. KBS0701:
- a CDS encoding putative sensor domain DACNV-containing protein translates to MSYKPTYKAANTIAATIEQHFVKLHKNAIEQGEIDLATQPDQKIIEAIIDVAFWSSLRKEEGHSPRISIAFLPPEQTSKPLLFAKKLALNANTLTKIAPGIERSGIHLGVWEEDGELYIWGTTLNIPNFCFVVDVSEPGLIVIKHRRIYGIGKFTNVAVLKGEQIRIVDDRSCTNKDCPPILQALLDLTVLASWNDPINILIQFSVSMRAHGRGGALLIVPKGDTKWEESIIHPIQYLVEPPFCGLSNLAKQNGNQSEIFSQGAVRREVEHLAGLTAVDGATIINEEFDLIAFGAKIGRAKGKPTVEQIAFSEPIVGGEDKILYPGQLGGTRHFSVAQFVNDQPQSIGLVASQDGHFTIFSYSKKQNMVMAHRIETLLL, encoded by the coding sequence ATGAGTTATAAGCCTACCTATAAAGCGGCAAACACGATTGCAGCAACGATAGAACAACATTTTGTTAAACTGCATAAAAATGCAATTGAACAGGGTGAGATAGATTTGGCTACTCAACCTGATCAAAAAATAATTGAAGCGATAATTGATGTTGCTTTTTGGAGCAGCCTGCGAAAGGAGGAGGGGCATTCGCCGCGGATTTCTATTGCTTTTTTACCTCCGGAACAAACCTCAAAACCATTGCTTTTTGCCAAAAAGTTAGCGTTAAATGCGAATACCTTAACCAAAATAGCACCTGGGATTGAACGTTCTGGAATCCACCTGGGCGTTTGGGAAGAAGATGGAGAACTTTACATCTGGGGTACAACCCTTAATATTCCGAACTTTTGTTTTGTAGTGGATGTTTCTGAACCGGGATTAATCGTAATTAAACACCGGAGGATTTATGGCATTGGCAAGTTTACCAACGTTGCTGTGCTAAAAGGCGAGCAGATCCGCATTGTTGATGATAGGAGCTGTACCAATAAAGACTGTCCACCGATTTTGCAGGCGCTGTTGGATTTAACCGTTTTAGCGAGCTGGAACGATCCGATTAATATCCTGATCCAGTTTTCGGTTTCGATGCGTGCGCATGGCCGGGGTGGGGCATTGTTGATTGTACCTAAAGGAGATACGAAATGGGAGGAATCCATTATCCACCCGATACAATATTTGGTAGAACCTCCATTTTGTGGATTGTCAAACCTGGCGAAACAGAACGGAAATCAGAGTGAAATTTTCTCGCAGGGCGCTGTTCGCCGTGAGGTAGAGCATTTGGCTGGTTTAACTGCTGTTGATGGTGCAACAATCATCAACGAAGAATTTGATCTGATTGCATTTGGCGCGAAAATAGGCCGTGCTAAAGGTAAACCAACAGTAGAGCAGATTGCTTTTTCGGAGCCGATTGTTGGCGGAGAAGATAAAATCCTTTATCCCGGACAGCTTGGAGGGACGAGGCACTTTTCTGTGGCCCAGTTTGTTAACGATCAGCCCCAATCTATTGGTTTGGTAGCCTCTCAGGATGGCCATTTTACCATTTTCAGTTATAGCAAAAAACAAAATATGGTCATGGCACACCGCATAGAAACACTACTTCTGTAG